The following proteins are encoded in a genomic region of Toxotes jaculatrix isolate fToxJac2 chromosome 3, fToxJac2.pri, whole genome shotgun sequence:
- the LOC121179739 gene encoding uncharacterized protein LOC121179739, producing the protein MAANGKVLATPRDIRVNCEATVEPCQLLEEYVKKMKFALVSWLRGEDKNALSIVPVSWIVDFDPENAKTEYLIECRSIGGKRPTNGWRVEPAQILQLAEKESTLKIAEQRLLQEDLPQSKKRKRVPNKLFFDPQEETVGKVSKKKNYKLIAARHSELEVLEEEPNLSQLNTAEALEEEVRALREENKRLRYQQSVGSSAACKDLETQLKALNKENVRLRNMAVKEIPSLLAAVKTLISYKITESSSYEGESEHEASVALPSPAQPTSPKPASVQLGKDDSTRVSAHCWETAKAQSTAKGMARTLLLGLFSIDVLLKSNLTGGVNKVDPSAERRQPLDPKKLQALLNAVVQQHPGVKIPDIRMAINKRICELRHQEKKKSSEGLANQSGS; encoded by the exons ATGGCCGCGAACGGCAAGGTTCTGGCCACGCCCAGAGATATTAGGGTAAACTGTGAAGCTACGGTAGAACCTTGTCAGTTGTTGGAGGAGTACGTTAAAAAGATGAAATTTGCGCTTGTGAGCTGGTTAAGGGGGGAGGATAAAAATGCTCTCAGCATTGTTCCTGTCAGTTGGATTGTGGACTTCGACCCGGAAAACGCCAAAACGGAATACCTTATTGAGTGCCGCAGCATTGGTGGAAAGAGGCCCACTAATGGTTGGAGAGTCGAACCAGCACAGATTTTGCAGTTGGCGG aAAAGGAATCTACACTCAAGATTGCTGAGCAGAGACTCTTGCAAGAGGACCTTCCTCAAagcaagaagagaaagagggtgcCCAACAAACTCTTCTTTGACCCACAGGAGGAAACTGTAggaaaagtttcaaaaaag AAAAACTACAAACTCATAGCTGCAAGACATTCTGAATTAGAAGTTCTTGAAGAAGAGCCTAACCTCAGCCAATTGAATACTGCAGAAGCACTTGAGGAGGAGGTCAGGGCCCTCAGGGAGGAGAACAAAAGACTGCGGTACCAGCAGAGTGTAGGATCTTCTGCAGCCTGTAAAGATCTCGAGACCCAACTCAAGGCTTTAAATAAGGAGAACGTCAGGCTGCGGAACATGGCAGTTAAAG AAATTCCATCACTCTTGGCAGCTGTGAAGACCCTCATTTCGTATAAGATCACAGAGAGCTCAAGCTACGAAGGTGAAAGCGAACATGAGGCCAGTGTTGCTTTACCGTCACCTGCTCAACCTACATCTCCCAAACCAGcatca GTGCAACTAGGGAAGGATGACTCCACCAGAGTGTCTGCCCATTGTTGGGAAACTGCAAAAGCGCAATCCACAGCGAAAGGAATGGCCCGCACCCTCCTACTGGGCCTGTTCAGCATTGATGTGCTACTGAAGTCCAACCTAACGGGAGGGGTCAACAAGGTCGATCCATCTGCAGAGAGACGTCAACCTCTGGACCCCAAGAAGCTTCAAGCTTTACTCA ATGCAGTTGTTCAGCAACACCCAGGGGTGAAGATTCCAGACATACGGATGGCCATAAATAAAAGGATCTGTGAGTTAAGAcaccaggagaagaaaaagtcatCTGAAGGACTGGCTAATCAGAGTGGGTCTTGA